One Marasmius oreades isolate 03SP1 chromosome 2, whole genome shotgun sequence DNA segment encodes these proteins:
- a CDS encoding uncharacterized protein (BUSCO:EOG09263AZP), which produces MDDSLAHPSSELKKPQQPNDDVGEDQEESGDEDEGTLDWTKLLPASARPIIPKRGEKEFEPSVEGGSNLQQHILNRSRNAMFDALKATRTISQKSLCYGIYHPSLSRVSVPIARGQVINTLGHSVPRPTILPDGSNKIQKRLELLPEEAIYLIERGSLFCWKESDVAYGGESDNYPFEIVGGAPMAVQQAFSEMIGKEGLSLEKYQVYSYLKRLGYSITRTHPPNEHYPTADPFPYMKLPVAPPHPQTIMKRAHEIFRIIPDSVCKVLNWVLGKRGFTWWRPLSFGRWICGRVRYGDIFKQLRFIPAGHSVPLYTPPQPITTEPQTKPESPYKFFYNVYKPPTPFKKSAPGPPDYQIAVVNARTTLMPTLHELTALYDISPELPVPVPKYKRPSPPGQPPRGPNPFSALRAGKKTVVVAVVDAGNVGFFRFAQGEWGEWPMVS; this is translated from the exons ATGGACGACTCACTCGCTCATCCATCCTCTGAACTCAAAAAACCCCAACAGCCCAACGACGATGTAGGAGAAGACCAAGAAGAATCTggtgatgaagacgaaggtACCCTTGACTGGACAAAACTCCTTCCTGCCTCTGCCCGTCCGATCATCCCAAAGCGCGGCGAAAAAGAATTCGAACCCTCCGTCGAGGGTGGTTCTAACCTCCAACAACACATCCTCAATCGATCGCGGAATGCCATGTTTGACGCATTGAAAGCTACGAGGACGATATCTCA GAAATCCCTATGTTACGGCATCTACCACCCTTCACTCTCTCGCGTATCGGTTCCGATTGCTAGAGGTCAGGTTATAAATACGCTTGGGCATTCTGTACCTCGACCTACGATTCTTCCCGATGGAAGCAACAAAATCCAAAAAAGACTCGAGTTGTTACCGGAAGAAGCGATATATCTTATCGAACGAGGGTCGTTGTTTTGCTGGAAAGAATCAGATGTTGCCTACGGCGGAGAAAGTGATAACTATCCGTTTGAGATTGTTGGAGGTGCACCGATGGCGGTCCAACAAGCGTTTTCGGAGATGATTGGGAAGGAGGGGTTGAGTTTGGAAAAATACCAG GTCTACTCATACCTTAAACGCCTAGGCTACTCCATCACACGTACACACCCACCAAACGAACACTATCCAACTGCAGATCCATTTCCGTACATGAAACTCCCCGTTGCTCCGCCTCACCCACAAACGATCATGAAAAGAGCACACGAAATCTTCCGTATCATTCCGGATTCCGTATGCAAGGTTCTCAACTGGGTTTTAGGAAAGAGAGGGTTTACGTGGTGGCGTCCGTTGAGTTTTGGAAGATGGATATGTGGGCGTGTGCGATACG GAGACATATTCAAACAACTACGATTCATACCAGCCGGACATTCCGTTCCTCTCTATACCCCTCCTCAACCTATCACCACGGAACCGCAAACGAAACCGGAATCACCATACAAATTCTTTTACAACGTGTACAAACCCCCTACGCCGTTCAAGAAGAGTGCACCGGGTCCACCGGATTATCAGATTGCCGTTGTCAA CGCACGAACGACCCTAATGCCAACCCTGCACGAGCTAACAGCCCTATACGACATATCGCCTGAACTTCCAGTCCCGGTGCCCAAATACAAAAGACCGTCACCTCCAGGTCAACCACCTCGTGGGCCCAATCCGTTCAGTGCGTTACGAGCAGGTAAAAAAACCGTCGTTGTAGCTGTCGTTGATGCAGGAAACGTGGGGTTTTTCAGGTTTGCACAGGGAGAGTGGGGAGAGTGGCCTATGGTTTCTTGA
- a CDS encoding uncharacterized protein (MEROPS:MER0182135) codes for MLLPLSLYALLALFTVHSEASSQASRPIKRVAHPQYHGIDIFPRVPPLAKRDSSLQFDDSFRLTLSVFEQTYHLHLSPNNHLIHPAARVTYHERDPLTGQVSSKTVPLLRESVKAYHGHVVHPEHTDARILEDIAGVAHSSYPALGWARVILHDDGDPTIGKPPLFEGAFSVNHVIHHIVTKDNYLRAKQSFDPELVEELDDLQLVIWRETDVTSAEEVEDFVGKGLDLNPGKGGTCAHDTLEYNTNPALNPTLRPDYEPSLLPYPLSFWRRDLIGGDVQTNYVDFIGQTAGCPTSQKLVYMGVAADCAYVAKYGSTANATQKILNDWNSASALYKSTLNVSLGIVELQVQSGSCPTQADPNTPWNIDCSGSGGDINHRLSLFSQWRGAKGNDGAGLWHLMSGCPTGQQVGIAWLSTLCQNTASNNPDGQIVSGTGVSTFGLTEWQVVAHEIGHNFGAIHDCDTNTCGSAPNTCCPLSSSTCNSDSKFVMNPTSQPGENNFSPCTIGNICSLMREGAKNPINSSCLVDASSKQRPLLSLKMCGNGIVEEGEDCDPGSGVTSPCCDSQTCKFKSGAKCDPLSSTCCTDQCDFAPSGKVCRASKDSACDVEEKCSGTSGNCPNDVVKPDGESCGSGDLKCASGLCTSVAKQCQSQGASMNLTDGCRQPQSTCELVCQDPKSSNSCIKLSTLMIEGSPCGFAGTCKGGKCEAGGWFQTVQAWYKRNLQIAIPVTIAAALVILLILYCGFRCICGGRRRSNTKYMQVTPAAVAPSYNPNTNYQRLGT; via the exons atgTTACTCCCCCTTTCTCTGTATGCTCTTCTAGCCTTATTCACTGTCCATTCCGAAGCTTCAAGTCAGGCTTCAAGACCCATCAAACGCGTCGCACATCCTCAATATCATGGCATTGATATCTTCCCCCGTGTTCCTCCGCTCGCGAAGCGGGACTCCTCATTACAATTCGACGACTCATTCAGGCTCACGTTGTCAGTCTTTGAACAGACTTATCACCTTCACCTATCTCCCAACAACCACCTTATTCATCCTGCGGCACGAGTTACCTACCATGAACGCGACCCATTGACGGGACAAGTCAGTTCTAAAACGGTTCCACTCCTTCGAGAATCGGTGAAAGCATATCATGGGCATGTTGTTCACCCTGAACATACCGACGCTCGGATACTCGAAGACATTGCCGGCGTTGCGCATTCTTCATATCCAGCACTTGGCTGGGCTAGAGTTATCTTACATGACGACGGCGACCCTACCATTGGGAAACCACCCTTATTTGAAGGCGCATTTTCCGTCAATCACGTTATTCATCACATAGTGACAAAAGACAATTATCTTCGCGCAAAACAGTCTTTTGATCCAGAACTCGTAGAAGAACTTGACGACCTCCAGCTTGTAATCTGGCGCGAGACTGACGTGACATCTGCGGAGGAAGTCGAGGACTTTGTTGGCAAAGGATTGGATTTGAATCCGGGAAAAGGGGGCACATGTGCTCATGATACGCTAGAGTATAACACCAACCCTGCACTCAACCCCACACTACGCCCTGACTATGAACCGTCGCTTCTTCCGTACCCACTATCCTTCTGGCGCCGAGATCTCATCGGAGGAGATGTGCAAACAAA CTATGTTGACTTCATCGGGCAGACGGCTGGTTGCCCCACTTCCCAAAAACTC GTTTACATGGGCGTGGCTGCTGACTGCGCTTATGTTGCAAAATACGGATCTACTGCGAATGCGACTCAGAAAATCCTGAACGACTGGAATTCTGCGAGCGCGCTGTACAAA TCCACTCTCAATGTTAGTCTCGGTATTGTTGAACTCCAAGTCCAAAGTGGATC CTGCCCAACTCAAGCAGACCCCAACACGCCTTGGAACATCGATTGCTCTGGCAGTGGTGGCGACATCAACCATCGACTTTCGCTCTTCTCTCAATGGCGTGGTGCGAAAGGCAACGACGGTGCTGGATTATGGCATCTGATGAGTGGATGCCCTACTGGGCAACAAGTCGGTATTGCTTGGTTGTCTACTCT gtgCCAAAATACCGCATCGAACAACCCAGATGGACAGATCGTCAGTGGAACCGGCGTATCGACGTTTGGTCTGACGGAGTGGCAAGTCGTAGCTCATGAGATTGGACACAACTTTGGCGCCATC CACGAT TGCGATACAAATACTTGTGGATCTGCTCCTAACACTTGTTGTCCACTTAGCAGTTCGACATGCAATTCCGATTCCAAATTCGTCATGAACCCTACTTCACAGCCGGGTGAAAATAACTTCTCACCTTGTACCATCGGAAACATAT gttccCTGATGCGAGAAGGAGCAAAAAACCCAATCAACTCATCTTGCCTCGTAGACGCCTCCTCTAAACAACGCCCACTTCTGTCTCTCAAAATGTGCGGCAACGGTATCGTtgaagaaggtgaagacTGTGACCCCGGTTCTGGCGTTACTTCTCCCTGCTGCGACAGTCAAACCTGTAAATTCAAAAGCGGAGCGAAATGCGATCCACTCAGTAGTACATGTTGCACCGATCAATGTGACTTTGCACCGAGTGGGAAAGTGTGTCGGGCGAGTAAGGATAGCGCTTGTGATGTGGAAGAGAAATGTTCGGGGACCAGTGGAAACTGTCCGAATGATGTTGTTAAACCGGATGGTGAGAGTTGCGGTTCTGGAGATCTCAAGTGTGCGAGCGGGTTATGTACGTCTGTGGCGA AACAATGTCAGAGCCAAGGTGCATCTATGAACCTCACGGACGGTTGTAGACAGCCGCAATCGACATGTGAACTGGTCTGCCAAGATCCTAAATCGTCCAATTCCTGTATCAAATTGTCGACATTGATGATTGAAGGGTCGCCTTGTG GTTTCGCAGGAACATGCAAGGGAGGGAAGTGCGAAGCGGGAGGGTGGTTCCAGACGGTTCAA GCCTGGTACAAACGAAACTTGCAAATTGCAATTCCGGTGACAATCGCAGCTGCGTTGGTTATTCTGTTGATTCTGTACTGCGGTTTTAGAT GTATCTGCGGAGGTCGTAGGAGAAGTAACACCAAGTACATGCAAGTGACGCCAGCTGCCGTTGCTCCTAGCTATAACCCGAATACGAATTATCAGAGGTTGGGTACCTAG